The Paenibacillus beijingensis nucleotide sequence ATTAAAGAACGAATCTCGGCGATCAACTGAAAAATCTCATAATGAGCTAAGCGGGCCTCATTTGATTGCTGTGTCCAATCGTTGGATTCGGTGACGCATAAAACAAGTGCCGAAATGCGAAATACGTTCAAATCCGCTTCCCGGTGTTTCCCGCCAGCATCTGCAGCAGACGCTCATCGACCTCTACAGCTTCGCGGGGAACGCGTTCCAGCTTGAAATCCGCCGCCAGCTCGGCGGACTTGACCGGCTCGGGCCGATCGAGCAGGCCGCTTAAGTAGGCCAGGCAGCCGATTACCGTCTCCGGCGGCGTGCCGCTCTCCCGGATGGCGTGAAGCGATACCGCACCGTGGCGCTTTGCCAGACGCTTGCCGTCACTGCCGTTAAGCAGAGGCACGTGGGCGAAGCGCGGAGGGGTGAGACCGAGTCCGTCATACAGATAAAGCTGGCGGGGAGTCGAATCGAGCAAATCGACGCCCCGAAGCACGTCCGTCACCATCATTGCGGCATCATCGACGACGACGGCCAGCTGGTAGCTGATGATGCCGTCAGCACGGCGCACGATGAAATCGCCGCCGGCACCGGCGGGAGCGGTCTGGTCGCCGGCGGCCTCGTCCCGGAAATGAACCGGCTCATCCGGCACTCGGAAGCGGAGCGACGGCGTC carries:
- the gluQRS gene encoding tRNA glutamyl-Q(34) synthetase GluQRS encodes the protein MRLIRGRFAPTPSGLMHIGNARTALLAWLLIRSRGGEFILRMEDIDRPRSKPRFAEQIVSDMRWLGLNWDEGPDTGGPFGPYTQSERLELYESALRKLEREGKLYPCYCSRAELLAVASAPHGLASEGPQYPGTCRCLSPQERLERARVKTPSLRFRVPDEPVHFRDEAAGDQTAPAGAGGDFIVRRADGIISYQLAVVVDDAAMMVTDVLRGVDLLDSTPRQLYLYDGLGLTPPRFAHVPLLNGSDGKRLAKRHGAVSLHAIRESGTPPETVIGCLAYLSGLLDRPEPVKSAELAADFKLERVPREAVEVDERLLQMLAGNTGKRI